The Siniperca chuatsi isolate FFG_IHB_CAS linkage group LG9, ASM2008510v1, whole genome shotgun sequence genome includes a region encoding these proteins:
- the LOC122881016 gene encoding B-cell receptor CD22-like — MGGRVAQSCWLLLTLSLKGILAGDWSVQLPSSPICAVTGSSVVLPCSYDYPQSSNETKEEGRLSPQGGGGEQEQQYKVLSEMWCLEGSRCVTPSYVYHSAGIFPDPSYQNRVKYLGQRGTKNCSVRISDLRQSDSGAYVFYLITSHPTQKMPEQNGIQLLVTDSSNAVTVSASPSSYITEGTALRLACCSPAAGPQARFRWYKSTSTSSRHTGQVWNIGEVTSDDSGSYYCQVQTGDKVQNSTVLSIDVEYSPRNTAVSVSPTGELQDRHPVTLTCSSDANPPVHAYSWYQGALCHPTADKSFHPARQSLATPTGRGPTLSRANITTEEYGQHCCVARNRHGSQTYSVTLRSSTATAPSDTAGNRLLFIGVTIGVLLAVIAIVAFLMTRRRKSSRHQSYVLTETTAITP, encoded by the exons ATGGGTGGACGAGTGgcacagagctgctggctgcttctcacactctctctgaaAG GTATTCTTGCTGGTGATTGGTCAGTTCAACTCCCCTCCAGTCCTATCTGCGCTGTGACTGGTTCCTCTGTGGTTCTCCCTTGTTCCTATGACTACCCCCAAAGTTCTAATGAAACCAAGGAAGAGGGACGGCTCTCTCCTCAG ggtggaggaggagaacaagAACAACAGTATAAAGTTTTGTCTGAGATGTGGTGTCTCGAAGGCAGCCGCTGTGTCACACCAAG CTATGTCTACCACAGTGCTGGCATCTTCCCAGATCCATCCTACCAGAACAGGGTGAAGTACCTGGGACAGCGAGGAACAAAAAACTGTTCTGTGAGGATTTCTGATCTGAGACAGTCGGACAGTGGAGCATACGTGTTTTACCTCATCACCAGCCACCCTACGCAGAAGATGCCAGAGCAGAATGGTATACAGCTGCTGGTGACAG ACTCTTCCAATGCAGTCACAGTGTCAGCAAGTCCCTCCAGTTACATCACTGAGGGCACGGCCTTACGTCTGGCCTGCTGCAGCCCTGCCGCTGGTCCTCAGGCCCGTTTCAGATGGTACAAGAGCACAAGCACCAGCTCAAGACACACTGGACAGGTGTGGAACATCGGTGAAGTTACGTCTGATGACTCTGGCAGCTACTACTGTCAGGTACAGACTGGAGATAAAGTGCAGAACTCAACAGTGCTGTCCATAGATGTGGAGT ACTCTCCTCGAAACACAGCTGTCTCAGTCTCTCCTACTGGAGAGCTACAGGACAGGCATCCTGTGACTTTGACCTGCAGCAGCGATGCTAACCCACCTGTCCACGCATACTCCTGGTACCAGGGTGCATTATGTCACCCGACAGCAGACAAAAGCTTTCATCCAGCAAGACAATCCCTGGCTACACCCACAGGAAGAGGCCCGACACTCAGCAGAGCCAACATCACCACTGAGGAATATGGGCAGCACTGCTGTGTAGCACGCAATAGACATGGATCACAGACTTATAGTGTAACACTCAGAAGTTCCACAG CAACGGCCCCATCTGACACTGCAGGAAACAGATTGCTGTTTATCGGCGTGACCATCGGTGTTCTACTGGCTGTTATAGCCATAGTGGCCTTTCTCATGACAAG GAGACGGAAGTCATCCAGACATCAGTCGTATGTCCTCACTGAGACAACTGCTATAACACCTTAA